From Streptomyces cyaneogriseus subsp. noncyanogenus, the proteins below share one genomic window:
- a CDS encoding alpha/beta hydrolase — MARLIRWTAGVVAAALLVTGCGGGSPGHGAGGPDEGDDGSRSGRSAQRTRTPSVAPPGLPASLTSQKPDWGRCEAGADGEAPGRKWQCATLKVPLDWSKPGGETIGLALIRARARGEDRIGSLLFNFGGPGGSGLSTMPSYATTADRLRERYDLVSWDPRGVGASEGVRCRGDEEIQAAESVDATPDTPAEERRFAKDAADFGRGCQKAAGKLMAHVSTTDTARDMDLMRHVLGDAELHYFGISYGTELGGVYAHLFPKNVGRMILDAVADPTADTIGHAENQTRGFQRALDDYLESTGQDPRRGTRRIADLLRRIDGEPLPTSTPGRKLTQTLALIGIILPLYGEESRPLLTSALKAAERGDGSQLLALADGYNERDASGRYGTGSHAQRVISCLDDRQRPTLEEAKRLLPRFEKISPVFGAYLGWDTAGWCRDWPVPGQYETPEVSAPGAPPVLVVGNTGDPATPYEGARRMADELGEDVGVMLTWRGHGHVAYGKGSDCVDTAVNAYLLNGTLPKNGKVCS; from the coding sequence ATGGCGCGTCTCATCCGGTGGACGGCAGGGGTGGTCGCCGCCGCCCTGCTGGTGACGGGCTGCGGCGGCGGCTCGCCCGGCCATGGGGCGGGCGGCCCGGACGAGGGGGACGACGGGAGCAGGAGCGGCCGGAGTGCGCAGCGGACGCGGACGCCGTCCGTCGCACCGCCCGGGCTCCCCGCTTCCCTGACCTCGCAGAAGCCGGACTGGGGGCGCTGTGAGGCAGGTGCGGACGGCGAGGCGCCGGGCCGCAAGTGGCAGTGCGCCACGCTCAAGGTGCCGCTGGACTGGTCGAAGCCCGGGGGCGAGACGATCGGGCTGGCGCTGATCCGGGCGCGGGCCCGCGGCGAGGACCGCATCGGCTCCCTGCTGTTCAACTTCGGCGGACCGGGCGGCTCCGGCCTGTCGACGATGCCGTCCTACGCCACCACCGCCGACCGGCTCCGCGAGCGGTACGACCTGGTGAGCTGGGACCCGCGCGGGGTCGGCGCCAGCGAGGGCGTCCGCTGCCGCGGCGACGAGGAGATCCAGGCCGCCGAGTCGGTGGACGCCACACCGGACACCCCGGCGGAGGAGCGGCGGTTCGCGAAGGACGCCGCGGACTTCGGCCGGGGCTGCCAGAAGGCCGCCGGGAAGCTGATGGCTCATGTCTCCACCACGGACACCGCCCGCGACATGGACCTGATGCGGCATGTGCTGGGCGACGCCGAGCTCCACTACTTCGGCATCTCCTACGGCACCGAACTCGGCGGCGTGTACGCCCACCTGTTCCCGAAGAACGTGGGGCGGATGATCCTCGACGCGGTCGCCGACCCCACCGCCGACACCATCGGGCACGCCGAGAACCAGACCCGGGGCTTCCAGCGCGCGCTCGACGACTATCTGGAGTCCACCGGCCAGGACCCCCGCCGGGGGACACGGAGGATCGCGGACCTGCTCAGGCGGATCGACGGGGAACCACTGCCGACGTCCACCCCCGGGCGGAAGCTGACCCAGACCCTCGCCCTCATCGGCATCATCCTGCCGCTGTACGGCGAGGAGAGCCGGCCGCTGCTCACCAGCGCGCTGAAGGCCGCCGAAAGGGGCGACGGTTCGCAGCTGCTGGCACTCGCCGACGGCTACAACGAGCGTGACGCGTCCGGCCGCTACGGTACGGGGTCCCACGCACAGCGCGTCATATCGTGCCTGGACGACAGGCAGCGGCCGACTCTGGAGGAGGCGAAGAGACTGCTGCCGAGGTTCGAGAAGATCTCGCCCGTCTTCGGGGCCTACCTGGGCTGGGACACGGCCGGCTGGTGCCGCGACTGGCCGGTGCCCGGACAGTACGAGACACCGGAGGTGAGCGCACCGGGTGCGCCGCCCGTCCTGGTGGTCGGCAACACCGGCGACCCGGCGACGCCCTACGAGGGCGCCCGCCGGATGGCGGACGAGCTGGGCGAGGACGTCGGCGTGATGCTCACCTGGCGCGGCCACGGACACGTGGCGTACGGCAAGGGCAGCGACTGCGTCGATACGGCGGTGAACGCGTATCTACTGAACGGCACGCTCCCGAAGAACGGCAAGGTCTGCTCGTAA